The genomic segment GCAAAACAGGGATTAAAGGATTTCATATTGTCAGAAACAGATGAATCTTTTTTAACCAGGCTTCTGACCAGGCTTCAAACTTGTTTAAAAGCAAAGCAGTTTCCCAGGCGGATAGAATGTTTTGATAATTCCAATATATCAGGAACATCTCCGGTAGCAGGCATGGTTGTGTTTGAAAATGGAAAACCTTTAAAATCAGGATATAGGAAATATAAGATTAAAACAGTACAAGAACCTGATGATTACGCATATATGGCCGAGATTTTGAAAAGACGTTATGGCCGAGGTGAAGATTTTATGCCTTTTCCTGATCTTTTAATGGTTGACGGGGGCAAAGGTCAGTTAAATACAGCAGTATCAGTTATCAGGGAACTGGGAATTGAAGGCAGGTTTGATATTATAGGAATAGCAAAAAAAGATGAAAAAACAGGAGAAACCAGGGATAAAATCTATAAGCCCGGGAGATCTAATCCTGTTAATATGGGGAAAGACAATTCTCTTATATTTTTTCTCCAGCAGATAAGAGACGAAACCCACAGGTTTGCCATAAGCTTTCACCGGAGCCAAAGGGGAAAAAAATCTCTTGGATCAATCCTGGATTCCATACCAGGCGTTGGATTAAAACGAAAAAAAGATTTGTTAAACCACTTTGGAAGCATAAAAAAAATCCAGGCAGCAACCCTGGAGCAAATAAAGGCTGTGCCTGGAATAAGTGCAAAAACTGCTGAGGCAGTATTAAAAAAATTTCATCAGTAAATTATTTTAATTTTGCTAAAACACCTTTAAGCTCTTCAACTGCTGCTGCAGATTTTTTCAATTTAGCCATTTCATCATCTGTAAGTTTAATCTCTATAATCTCTTCAACCCCGCCTTTGCCAAGTTTCACAGGCACGCCGATGAAAAGATCCTGAAATCCATACTCGCCCTGAAGATAAGCAGCACAGGGAAGAATCTGCTTTTTATCAAAAAGAATTGATTTAGCCATTTCAACTGCTGAAGATGCAGGAGCATAAAAAGCACTTCCTGTTTTAAGCAGCCCGACAATCTCTGCTCCGCCATTGGCTGTTCTGGTGCATAAAGCATCAATTCGTTCCTGGGAAAGAAGTTCAGTAATAGGAATACCTGATACTGTTGAAAAACGGGGCAGAGGAACCATTGTATCACCATGTCCGCCAAGAACAAAGGCATGGGTGTTTTCAATGGAAACATTAAGTTCCATGGCAATAAATGCTCTGAAACGGGCAGAATCCAGAACACCGGCCATACCAATAACCCTGTTTTTTGGAAACCCGCTGACTTCATATGCAACATGACACATGGCATCAAGAGGATTGCTGACAATAATGAGAGTGGCATCAGGAGAATATTTTACAATCTGCTCTGTAACATTTTTCATAATACCGGCGTTGGTGCTGATAAGATCATCACGGCTCATTCCAGGCTTTCTTGGAATACCGGCAGTAATAATAACAACATCAGAATTTGCAGATTCTTCATAAGAATTAGACCCAATAATTTGAGCATCATGTTTTTCTATTGCTGAAGCCTGGGTCAGATCAAGTGCTTTTCCCTGAGGAACACCTTCAACAATATCAATTAATACAACATCACACAATGCTTTTTCTGCCAGTCTTTGAGCTGCGGTAGCTCCAACATTTCCAGCGCCTACTACGGTAACCTTTTTGTCCATAATTTTCTCCTTCTTTAATTAAGATTGATTAAATACCACGATTTATTATTATGATAGAATATAAAATATATTGTCAACTCCAAAAAAAAGAATTAATAGCATTATTGATGCTATTGTCAATATTTTTATGAAATATTGACAATAGACCTTAAAAAAGATAAGGATAACAATTATTTTTTAAATCAATAGCTGCAAAATATTATTAATTCCTGTTCTAATAAATAAAGAGGCTGAATATGGATGTTAAAAAGCAGATTAAATCTTTAATAAGCCATGCAGATATATATAAATCTCAGGGACTTTTAAATGAAGCAAAAGATAAATATATTAATGCCTGGAAAATAATTAAAGAAAATGAAAAATTTATCACAAACCATAAAAGTCTTCAAAGTGCCCTTTCAAAAAAAATTAAAGCTTTAAAACTTGAAATTGAAATACTTGAAAATGAAAAACCTGACAGGGAAATGTCAGAACAGGTACAGAAAATTATTAAAGAAAAATTTGCATTTTCAGATAATAAAGAAACAGCCGAACTTGAAGGTGCTGTTGCACTGACAAAATTTGGTCAGTATGGAAAAGCTCTTGAAGAATTTAATTCTTTATTGTCAGTAGAAAAACTCAGGCTGGAAGCTGCAAAAAATATTATCCGATGTCATGTAGGTCTTGATACTATCAAAGAAGCTGTTGCTTTTTTTAATAAATGGACTAAAAGTGATCTATTTTCTTATGAACAGCTAAAAATCCTTCATACTTTTCTTCAAAGTATTTTAGATAAAAAAGGGGTTAATATTATCCTGCCGTTGCTTGAAAACCAGGAACAGGTTAATGAGCTTTCAATGCCTGATGAAGATGAACATGAAAAAACTGAAATCAGCGAAGATGAAATCCTTGATATAAGTTCCGTAGGAATTGCTCTGGATCAGGAAAAAACCTATGAATTTGATGTCAGCTTCCAGTCAGGAACAATAATCAATCTTTTGATTTCAGATAAAGAAAAAGAACTTCTGGAAAATCTTAAACCAGGAGACTTATTAGGCCATGTTCAATTTTATTCTCCTATTGCAATGTTTGAAGGCCAGGGCATCGTTGCTTCAAAATCAAAGATTGAAGCAGGACCTAAAACAGGGCATTACAGCGTTGATATTCAGATAAAAAGCCTGTAAATTATGGTTTTTTATGACCAATAGTTTTAAACTCGGAGCTGATTTTACTGATGGCTAATATCAATTTAAAAACACGGGAAATTGAAGTTAAAATTGTTTATT from the Desulfonema limicola genome contains:
- the mdh gene encoding malate dehydrogenase, whose product is MDKKVTVVGAGNVGATAAQRLAEKALCDVVLIDIVEGVPQGKALDLTQASAIEKHDAQIIGSNSYEESANSDVVIITAGIPRKPGMSRDDLISTNAGIMKNVTEQIVKYSPDATLIIVSNPLDAMCHVAYEVSGFPKNRVIGMAGVLDSARFRAFIAMELNVSIENTHAFVLGGHGDTMVPLPRFSTVSGIPITELLSQERIDALCTRTANGGAEIVGLLKTGSAFYAPASSAVEMAKSILFDKKQILPCAAYLQGEYGFQDLFIGVPVKLGKGGVEEIIEIKLTDDEMAKLKKSAAAVEELKGVLAKLK